The segment ATGGCCGCAGCGATCACATTCGTCACACCCGGTTTGGTGCTCAGACGGTGAAAGATGGCGTTGTTGATTCGCTGCAGCTAGCAGGGCAGGAGCGCCCAAATGTTGATACCAAAGCACCTGATCTGCGCATCTATGCCCATCTACACCGCGCTAACTTAAGCCTGGGGATTGATCTTTCCGGTGAAAGTTTGCACCGTCGTGGCTACCGCCGTGATGTTGGGCATGCACCGCTGAAAGAGAACTTGGCAGCGGCATTGCTGTTGCGTGCAGGCTGGCCAGAACGAGCAAAAGCCGGTGAGCCGTTGTTAGATCCATTATGTGGCGCAGGCACGCTGCTGATTGAAGCGGCGCTAATGGCTGCCGACCAAGCGCCCAATCTCAATCGGGAGCGCTTTGGCTTTCAGGGCTGGGCAGGCCACGACGAGCCGCTGTGGAAAGAGTTAAAGCGCGAAGCTGAGGCACGGGCGTCGATAGGCCGTAAACGCTGTAAAACGGCGCTGGTGGGCTTTGATCAGAGTCCGGCGGCATTGACAGCAGCGAAAGCCAACGCCATGCGTGCGGGCATTCCTGCGCTAATTACCTTGCATGGGCAGAGCCTAAGTCAGCTAACCAGGCCAGAGACTATTATTGCCGAACGTGGGCTATTGATAACTAACCCGCCTTATGGCGAGCGCTTAGGCGAATTACCTGAATTGGTGCGTTTGTATGCCCAGCTGGGAGAAAAGGCAAAGGCGCTGTTTCCTGGCTGGACACTGGCGCTGTTTACCGGTAACCCCGATTTGGGGCATCGCCTTGGGCTGCGTGCTCATAAGCAGTATGCGCTGAAGAACGGGGCGCTGGATGCGAAGTTGCTGCTGATGGAAATTGCCACTCACACGGCTAGTACGCCAGGCAGTGACAGCGTTTCTTCTGTCTCAGAAAACGGAGGAGAGACGCAGCAAATAAGTACCAGTGCCAAGCCTGCCGTGTCGGAAAATGCCCAAATGTTTGCCAATCGACTGGCGAAAAATCAAAAACGTTTGAAAAAGTGGCTCAAGAAAAGCGGTGAGACTTGCTATCGTGTTTACGATGCTGATATGCCGGAATATGCGCTGGCAGTCGATCGTTACGGCGACCGAGTGCACGTTCAAGAGTACGCCGCACCCAGCTCAATCAACCCCGCTCAGGCTCAAAAGCGCCTATTTGATGCACTGGAAGTGCTACCAGATGCCCTGGGCGTTGATCCAGGCAAGGTGTATATAAAGCGTCGTGAACGGCAAGCTGGCAGTGCCCAGTACCAGAAACGGGATGCTAGCGGTGAGCGCTTTGAAGTGCAGGAAGGTGACGCTCGGTTGTGGGTCAACCTGCGTGACTACTTGGATACCGGCTTGTTTTTGGATCATCGGCCAGTGCGCCGCCTGCTTAACGAGATGGCTAGTGGGAAGCGCTTCTTAAACCTGTTTTGCTACACTGCGACGGCAACTGTGCAAGCAGCCCTGGGTGGTGCAAGCGACAGCGTCAGCGTCGATATGTCGAATACCTACCTTGAGTGGGCGAGGGACAACTTTTCGCTGAACAAGCTGGACCCAAGGCTACATCGCGTGGTGCGGGATGACTGTTTCCGCTGGCTAGAAACCGCGAACGCCGAATTCGACTTGATCTTTATGGATCCGCCAACGTTTTCTAACTCCAAGAAAATGCGCGATACCCTTGATGTTCAGCGTGACCATCCGCGGCTAGTAGAACTGGCCATGGCGCGTCTTGCGCCCGGCGGTACGCTGGTGTTCTCGAACAACCAGCGGCGCTTCAAGCTAGACGAGGCGCTCAGCGAGCGCTACGCAGTAGAAGATATTACATCGCGTACGTTTGATCCGGATTTTCAACGCCGAACCAACCTGCATCACGTGTTTTTGCTACGGCATAAAGCGTAAGGGCACAAAGAGATCGGATATGATTCAGCTGTCGATTTATACAACGTTAGGCTGCCACTTGTGCGCTCAGTTAGAAGCGCTGGTGGTAACGTTGGCGAACCAAGAGGTATCGCTGCATCACATTGAAATCAGCGACGACGATACATTAGCGGAGCGTTATGGTGTGCGCATTCCGGTGTTGATAGATGGTAATGGAGAAGAGCTGGATCGAGGCTTTGATCTTGATAGGCTGAGCGCTTGGCTACAAGCGCGCGGCTGGTTAGATGAGGCTGCGCTTGCGACACTTACCACACCGCCCGAAAATGCGCCGCCAATTGGCGTGCATCAGCGCAATGGACGGCGCTATTTGGGTTGAGATAGCCCTTGAGACAGCCCTTGAAACTGGTCTTAAAACAGCCTTTAGGGGTTGAATTATTGTCGCTAACATGGAATTTGATGCCCCTAAAGTGCATCAAGTAGCGACAACTGCCGCATGGCTTCCTGTCCTTCGGGCGTATGATCGGCTGCTTCCAGTACCTTGCGAAACCCTCGCGAGGTCTGGATGGTGGCCTCATCTTCCATCCACATTTGCGCTTGCTCCAGGGTGTCTGCCAACTGATGCTTTAGCCCGCCAAACTGGGTGCCGATTTGCCCCCAGGCGCGGCTGAAAATCCAGTCGCCAAACATATCCTGGTGAATGTGTACCAACACATAGTCATGGTCGGTTTCCCAGCGTACGATCACACCCATCTCCTTAACTGCTTCTTGATCATGCCTGCACAGCAAGCCGTTGCGGGCGTATTGTAAAGCCCGGATACGAAAACGCCTATGAAACTTGTTATCGACGCGAACATCCCTGCTGCAGACCTCTGTTTTGAGTCATTTGGCACGCTGCACCGCTTGCCAGGGCGTGAGATTCGTCCTGCCGATGTGGCTGATGCAGATGCACTGATCGTGCGCTCGATTACTCAGGTCAATCAAGCGCTGTTGGCACAAAGCCCTGTCCGTTTTGTAGGTACTTGCACCATCGGTACTGATCATATTGATCGCGCACTATTAAGCGAGCGTGGCATTGGCTTTGCCAGTGCTCCTGGCTGCAATGCCGACGCTGTCGTGGACTATGTGCTTAGTAGCCTACTGTTGATGAGTGAGCGAGAAGGTTGGTCGTTGCTAGCGCGTAGGGTGGGTATTGTGGGTGCTGGCAACGTTGGCAGTCGTTTGCAGCAGCGTTTGCAAGCGCTGGGTGTGGAAACCTTGGTGTGTGACCCACCTCGTGCAGAAAAAGAACACCCTGGAAAAGAGCCCACAGCAGTAGGGGAGACGAGCCTATTTTGCTCGCTGGATAGTGTAATCGAACACTGCGACGTAG is part of the Halomonas sp. GT genome and harbors:
- the rlmKL gene encoding bifunctional 23S rRNA (guanine(2069)-N(7))-methyltransferase RlmK/23S rRNA (guanine(2445)-N(2))-methyltransferase RlmL — translated: MTESSQTAPLNLLATCPKGIEGLLADELSALGAEPGKTTVAGVYFSANLATAYRICLWSRLANRIILLLAREPMIDTAEQVRDVVARLPWTQHLTPGKTLAVDFHGRSDHIRHTRFGAQTVKDGVVDSLQLAGQERPNVDTKAPDLRIYAHLHRANLSLGIDLSGESLHRRGYRRDVGHAPLKENLAAALLLRAGWPERAKAGEPLLDPLCGAGTLLIEAALMAADQAPNLNRERFGFQGWAGHDEPLWKELKREAEARASIGRKRCKTALVGFDQSPAALTAAKANAMRAGIPALITLHGQSLSQLTRPETIIAERGLLITNPPYGERLGELPELVRLYAQLGEKAKALFPGWTLALFTGNPDLGHRLGLRAHKQYALKNGALDAKLLLMEIATHTASTPGSDSVSSVSENGGETQQISTSAKPAVSENAQMFANRLAKNQKRLKKWLKKSGETCYRVYDADMPEYALAVDRYGDRVHVQEYAAPSSINPAQAQKRLFDALEVLPDALGVDPGKVYIKRRERQAGSAQYQKRDASGERFEVQEGDARLWVNLRDYLDTGLFLDHRPVRRLLNEMASGKRFLNLFCYTATATVQAALGGASDSVSVDMSNTYLEWARDNFSLNKLDPRLHRVVRDDCFRWLETANAEFDLIFMDPPTFSNSKKMRDTLDVQRDHPRLVELAMARLAPGGTLVFSNNQRRFKLDEALSERYAVEDITSRTFDPDFQRRTNLHHVFLLRHKA
- a CDS encoding glutaredoxin family protein translates to MIQLSIYTTLGCHLCAQLEALVVTLANQEVSLHHIEISDDDTLAERYGVRIPVLIDGNGEELDRGFDLDRLSAWLQARGWLDEAALATLTTPPENAPPIGVHQRNGRRYLG
- a CDS encoding WGR domain-containing protein, which gives rise to MIVRWETDHDYVLVHIHQDMFGDWIFSRAWGQIGTQFGGLKHQLADTLEQAQMWMEDEATIQTSRGFRKVLEAADHTPEGQEAMRQLSLLDAL